A genome region from Syntrophaceae bacterium includes the following:
- a CDS encoding ABC transporter permease, translating into MRVPVSYSFRNLWTRRLTTILTAAGMALVVFVFAAILMLAEGLQKTLVETGSWDNVVLIRKGSQSEVQSGIERLQASILETQPEVAVGADGRRVLAKEVVVLISLPRRGTDKPSNVIIRGIGDQSMAMRPQVRLTEGRMPRRGSAEILAGASVAQRFSGAGIGETLRFGMRDWTVVGIFDAGSTGFSSEIWGDADQLMQTFRRQAYSSVIFRLSDPSAFDAFKARVESDPRLTVEAKRETRFYADQSEVMAKFLRILGMSLTIIFSLGAVIGAMITMYAAVANRTAEIGTLRALGFQRRSILAAFLVESLLLGLIGGAAGLFFASFLQLFTISTLNFQTFSELAFSFTLTAGIVWQALLFSLVMGFVGGVLPALRASRMKIVDALRTT; encoded by the coding sequence ATGCGGGTTCCCGTTTCCTACAGCTTCCGGAATCTCTGGACGAGGCGACTGACGACGATCCTCACCGCCGCGGGCATGGCGCTCGTCGTCTTCGTCTTCGCCGCCATCCTCATGCTGGCCGAGGGCCTGCAGAAGACCCTCGTCGAGACGGGCTCCTGGGACAACGTGGTCCTCATCCGCAAGGGCTCCCAGTCGGAGGTGCAGAGCGGCATCGAGCGGCTGCAGGCCTCCATCCTCGAGACGCAGCCCGAGGTGGCCGTGGGGGCGGATGGGCGGCGTGTCCTTGCAAAGGAAGTCGTGGTGCTGATCAGCCTCCCGAGGAGGGGCACCGACAAGCCCTCGAACGTCATCATCCGGGGCATCGGCGATCAGTCGATGGCGATGCGCCCCCAGGTGAGGCTGACGGAAGGCCGGATGCCCCGGCGGGGCTCCGCCGAGATCCTCGCCGGCGCGAGCGTGGCGCAGCGGTTCTCGGGGGCCGGGATCGGCGAGACGCTTCGTTTCGGCATGCGGGACTGGACCGTGGTGGGGATCTTCGACGCGGGGAGCACCGGGTTCAGCTCCGAGATCTGGGGCGATGCGGACCAGCTCATGCAGACCTTTCGCCGCCAGGCCTACTCGTCGGTGATCTTCAGGCTGAGCGACCCCTCGGCCTTCGACGCCTTCAAGGCCCGCGTCGAGTCCGACCCCAGGCTGACCGTCGAGGCCAAGCGCGAGACCCGCTTCTACGCCGACCAGTCGGAAGTGATGGCGAAGTTCCTGCGGATCCTCGGGATGTCGCTGACGATCATCTTCTCGCTGGGCGCCGTCATCGGGGCCATGATCACCATGTATGCCGCCGTGGCGAACCGCACCGCCGAGATCGGCACGCTGAGGGCCCTAGGGTTCCAGCGCCGCAGCATCCTGGCGGCCTTCCTCGTGGAGTCGCTGCTCCTGGGGCTCATCGGGGGTGCCGCGGGGCTCTTCTTTGCCTCCTTTCTCCAGCTGTTCACGATCTCGACGCTCAACTTCCAGACCTTTTCGGAGCTGGCCTTCTCCTTCACCCTCACCGCCGGGATCGTGTGGCAGGCCCTTCTCTTCTCGCTCGTCATGGGGTTCGTCGGGGGCGTGCTGCCGGCCCTGCGCGCCTCGCGGATGAAGATCGTCGACGCGCTGAGGACGACCTAG